A stretch of Nitrospira sp. DNA encodes these proteins:
- a CDS encoding polysaccharide biosynthesis/export family protein → MSIRNQTSIGWTLLALAVGLQLLPGCRNPGQSSLPPSAISPAAQPLPPMPKGDVYADEAVPTAETPIEPGDTLDIVIRRGAGEEKFTSVVRENGLIGASFLEVMVSGLTAQQAEGRIQEQVIPYMRNPRVQVVLRKKSLKIKRVFVFGDVRKPGAVPMPRSMTVLQALAAVENYNETALLEEIRIVRGGLDRPVIVTADLARTFTYGDLSRNVALEENDVIFVPREHMGDATEAAKKIMPIVQMAIAPFYPAFLIPAFFPTATIR, encoded by the coding sequence ATGAGCATTCGCAATCAGACATCGATCGGGTGGACCCTTCTCGCTCTTGCGGTAGGACTTCAGCTATTGCCGGGTTGCCGGAATCCCGGACAATCATCTCTGCCGCCTTCGGCCATCAGTCCTGCGGCGCAACCGCTGCCCCCGATGCCGAAGGGCGATGTCTACGCGGACGAGGCCGTACCCACGGCGGAGACGCCGATTGAGCCCGGCGACACGCTCGACATCGTCATTCGCCGCGGGGCGGGGGAAGAGAAATTTACGAGTGTCGTTCGGGAAAATGGACTGATTGGAGCCTCGTTCTTGGAAGTGATGGTGAGCGGGCTGACGGCCCAGCAGGCCGAGGGGAGGATTCAAGAGCAGGTCATTCCGTATATGCGGAATCCCAGAGTCCAGGTTGTGCTCAGGAAGAAGTCGCTCAAGATTAAGCGGGTGTTTGTGTTTGGCGATGTTCGGAAACCGGGAGCCGTGCCGATGCCGAGAAGCATGACGGTGCTGCAGGCATTGGCGGCCGTGGAGAACTATAACGAAACGGCGCTGCTGGAGGAAATCCGTATTGTACGCGGCGGGCTGGATCGTCCTGTCATCGTAACGGCGGATCTGGCCAGAACTTTTACGTATGGCGATCTGTCGAGAAACGTCGCGCTTGAAGAAAATGACGTGATCTTCGTTCCGCGAGAACACATGGGCGATGCCACGGAGGCCGCCAAGAAGATTATGCCGATTGTGCAAATGGCGATTGCCCCGTTCTATCCGGCGTTCTTGATTCCGGCGTTTTTCCCCACCGCCACGATACGATAG
- a CDS encoding DNA internalization-related competence protein ComEC/Rec2 — protein MLPSLCVAFLTGLVLGSFLPFFPIALLFVLLVFMLILSALERAGAIDQPKSFMWSAALCLGVVYWAGVTPPIADSARDDLLSASSLEYTGRVVGLVQHGPSRLTMLVEIISGSEGVPLARRIKLTWRDPGNAVRAGDQIEFRARLRVPTGSLNPRGFDYAAYVERQGIEAVGTVTGPEAVHLLPLATEPNWWWRGWGHIDRWRGVIREKALQSLPQPACGLFLGIVIGERGYVQEDLQEWFMTTGTIHLLSISGSHLGLIAVVVFGTIRRALTVLPALMLLGMSRFATPTRVAILCTWLIVTFYALLAGAELATMRAWVMISLGLATIWIGSERHLLHALAGAACLILLHDPRAIGDISFQLSFLSVLAIIWIVASPSRQDNPEEQPGTKWKVWGRHVREAVILGAAVTLVTTPLVAWYFNQVPWLGLVTNLVAVPFTGMILVPFGLLSALVTLVNVSGDLPLAFIQERLLEWIVNALHWCATLPGSDWRVSAPPLWGMAVFYLGLPLIVGTIRLSYHRAIGTALVGTALGGWILSGTPIADGDRWRVTFLDVGQGDSALIQVPDGKTVLIDGGRRFERFDMGRGVIGPFLLNQGIRRLDHVIATHPQLDHVGGLPWIIRHLDVGAFWHTGIERSEPLFRELRQAVAERNVQAYVATRGDEVVRGESCRLTVLNPIRTRDNGGSIQSLSGTFLNNESVVAQLICGYQSVLFAADIETDGLHRLTVMGQSPVTVLKVPHHGARSSLDREWMALARPRYAVFSVGRHNSYGHPVPDVVEAYSAIESEVVRTDRDGAIIVTGRLSTSGIQVRRMRDLVLQPVIPRECLWDCEWRNWHRVWMQAHEF, from the coding sequence ATGCTGCCATCCCTTTGTGTTGCCTTTCTCACGGGGCTTGTGCTCGGTTCGTTCCTTCCATTCTTTCCCATCGCTCTACTCTTCGTTTTACTTGTATTCATGTTGATTCTTTCGGCTCTTGAACGAGCCGGAGCCATCGACCAGCCTAAAAGCTTCATGTGGTCTGCGGCCCTCTGTCTGGGAGTGGTCTATTGGGCAGGGGTGACGCCGCCCATCGCTGACTCTGCCCGTGATGATCTCTTGTCGGCTTCAAGTTTGGAGTATACGGGGAGAGTTGTCGGCCTTGTGCAGCATGGGCCATCTCGCCTGACGATGTTGGTTGAAATCATTTCAGGCTCTGAGGGAGTACCGCTTGCGCGCCGGATTAAGCTGACCTGGCGAGACCCCGGGAATGCCGTACGGGCGGGCGATCAGATTGAGTTTCGAGCGAGGTTGCGCGTTCCGACGGGATCTCTCAATCCCAGAGGATTCGACTATGCAGCCTATGTTGAACGGCAAGGCATCGAAGCCGTGGGGACCGTCACAGGGCCTGAAGCCGTTCACCTGCTTCCGTTGGCAACTGAGCCGAACTGGTGGTGGAGAGGTTGGGGGCACATCGATCGTTGGCGAGGGGTCATTCGAGAGAAAGCGCTCCAATCGTTACCCCAGCCGGCCTGCGGTCTGTTTCTGGGGATCGTGATCGGAGAGCGGGGGTATGTCCAGGAGGATTTGCAAGAATGGTTCATGACCACGGGGACCATTCACCTGCTGTCAATCTCGGGGTCGCATTTAGGCCTGATCGCGGTGGTGGTGTTTGGGACGATCCGTCGAGCCCTCACCGTTCTGCCTGCCTTGATGCTCTTAGGAATGTCGAGATTTGCAACGCCGACTCGTGTGGCGATCCTCTGCACCTGGCTGATCGTGACGTTCTACGCGCTGCTTGCTGGCGCGGAACTCGCAACCATGCGGGCCTGGGTCATGATTAGCTTGGGGCTGGCTACTATTTGGATCGGTTCGGAGCGCCATCTTTTGCATGCCCTGGCTGGGGCGGCGTGCTTGATTCTCTTGCACGATCCACGCGCGATTGGAGATATCTCGTTTCAACTGTCGTTCCTATCAGTCCTGGCAATCATCTGGATCGTGGCCTCTCCGTCTCGCCAGGATAATCCTGAAGAACAACCCGGCACGAAGTGGAAAGTGTGGGGTCGTCACGTTCGAGAGGCGGTTATCCTGGGGGCCGCGGTGACACTGGTGACGACCCCGCTAGTGGCCTGGTATTTCAATCAGGTGCCCTGGCTGGGCCTGGTGACCAACCTGGTCGCCGTTCCATTCACGGGAATGATCCTTGTTCCGTTCGGTCTGCTGTCCGCACTGGTGACGCTTGTGAATGTTTCCGGAGACCTCCCGCTTGCGTTTATCCAAGAGCGTCTACTGGAGTGGATCGTAAATGCCTTGCACTGGTGTGCGACGCTCCCAGGGAGCGACTGGCGTGTGTCCGCACCTCCTCTTTGGGGCATGGCCGTGTTTTATCTAGGCCTTCCCCTCATAGTGGGTACGATACGGTTGTCGTACCACCGGGCCATCGGGACGGCGCTCGTGGGGACGGCGTTAGGTGGGTGGATCCTGTCCGGGACTCCGATCGCAGACGGGGATCGCTGGCGCGTCACTTTTCTTGATGTTGGGCAGGGAGACAGTGCGCTGATTCAAGTTCCAGATGGGAAGACCGTGCTCATTGATGGGGGAAGACGGTTCGAGCGGTTCGATATGGGGCGCGGTGTGATAGGTCCTTTTCTGCTGAATCAGGGGATTCGCCGGCTGGACCATGTGATTGCCACGCATCCGCAACTGGATCATGTCGGCGGGCTTCCCTGGATTATTCGCCACCTTGATGTGGGAGCGTTCTGGCATACGGGCATTGAGCGATCCGAGCCGCTCTTCAGAGAGTTGCGCCAGGCTGTGGCAGAGCGGAACGTGCAAGCCTATGTTGCGACACGCGGGGATGAAGTGGTTCGGGGAGAGTCCTGCCGACTTACGGTGCTGAATCCGATCAGGACGCGCGACAATGGAGGCTCCATCCAGAGTCTTAGCGGGACATTCCTCAATAATGAGTCTGTGGTCGCGCAACTGATCTGCGGTTATCAGAGTGTTTTGTTTGCCGCTGATATCGAAACAGACGGGCTCCACCGTCTGACAGTCATGGGACAAAGCCCGGTGACCGTGCTTAAAGTTCCCCATCACGGAGCACGCAGTTCGTTGGATCGCGAATGGATGGCGCTGGCTCGACCGCGGTACGCCGTGTTTTCGGTCGGGCGGCATAATTCATACGGGCATCCTGTTCCTGACGTGGTTGAAGCCTATTCAGCCATTGAGAGTGAAGTGGTCAGAACAGATCGGGATGGGGCGATCATCGTGACAGGCCGGCTCTCGACCTCTGGCATCCAGGTGCGGAGAATGCGCGATCTCGTGTTGCAACCGGTGATACCGCGAGAGTGTCTCTGGGATTGCGAGTGGCGCAACTGGCATCGAGTGTGGATGCAGGCGCATGAGTTCTAG
- the folP gene encoding dihydropteroate synthase: MKSYTVFAKGRLIPILDCPLLMGIVNVTPDSFSDGGRYVTVDQAVERAMALVAQGADILDLGAESTRPGAMPVGEQEELDRVLPVLLEVMKRTAVPISVDTMKSRVAREALNAGASIINDVTALRFDPDMAAVVAQSGAGVVMMHMQGLPMTMQESPRYDSVVSDVGRFFVERIAAAERAGIAKSQIVLDPGFGFGKLLIHNLELLNHLSSFDQLGCPVLAGVSRKAFLGKILDRPVQDREWGTAAAVALAVDRGASIIRVHDVASMKDVVMVAAAVRAASLTSKQEDYA; the protein is encoded by the coding sequence GTGAAAAGCTATACCGTATTTGCCAAGGGGCGGCTGATTCCAATCCTGGACTGTCCGCTCCTGATGGGTATCGTGAATGTCACTCCGGACTCTTTTTCCGACGGGGGACGCTATGTGACGGTGGATCAGGCTGTCGAACGGGCGATGGCACTCGTCGCACAGGGCGCGGATATTCTCGATCTGGGCGCAGAATCGACGAGGCCTGGGGCGATGCCGGTCGGTGAGCAGGAGGAGCTGGATCGCGTACTGCCGGTCTTACTTGAGGTGATGAAGCGGACGGCCGTGCCGATTTCTGTGGATACGATGAAGTCCCGGGTGGCACGGGAAGCGCTTAACGCGGGTGCCTCAATCATCAACGACGTGACGGCCCTGCGTTTCGACCCTGACATGGCCGCCGTGGTGGCCCAGTCTGGCGCCGGAGTTGTGATGATGCACATGCAGGGCTTGCCGATGACAATGCAGGAATCTCCTAGGTATGATAGTGTAGTCAGCGATGTCGGTAGGTTTTTTGTCGAGCGAATCGCCGCTGCGGAGCGCGCCGGGATTGCGAAAAGCCAGATCGTGCTTGATCCGGGGTTTGGTTTTGGTAAGCTGCTGATACATAACTTGGAATTGTTGAACCACTTGTCCTCATTCGACCAATTGGGCTGTCCTGTGCTGGCAGGGGTGTCGCGAAAAGCCTTTCTGGGAAAAATTCTGGATCGCCCGGTGCAGGATCGGGAATGGGGAACGGCTGCGGCCGTCGCGCTGGCGGTGGATCGTGGCGCCTCGATCATTCGAGTGCATGATGTGGCGAGCATGAAGGATGTCGTGATGGTTGCCGCAGCGGTACGTGCGGCGTCTCTTACCTCGAAACAGGAAGATTATGCGTAA
- a CDS encoding HD domain-containing protein has product MRLSDLVRDQIPDPHEGVTGRRSCLPSPLSETKKFLGENVVSLREADARVDWYGRAHKDMAAIGEDLRGNRGMTTERCFGLAEALVEVLATSDDLILRMMQEDVKAYQVANAIHVAILSVKIGQGLNYDSAALQRLAMAGLLHDLGMWLLPQEIVEKPGSLSADEWSGIHAHPEQGRRMVAEMGESFDWLATAIAQEHERWDGSGYPCRLKGGAITEVAQIIGLADVLDAMMSPRPYHARVAPHQALRSLLVQHKQAFQPRLIKTLVDQLSLYPIGTSVRLNDGHVGIVSKVNPRYPLRPILLVQRIREGQTNRESEAVDLCHETSMHIVEVLPETRAA; this is encoded by the coding sequence ATGCGGCTTTCAGATTTAGTGCGCGACCAAATCCCGGACCCGCACGAGGGCGTTACCGGTCGACGGTCATGCTTGCCAAGCCCGCTATCCGAGACGAAGAAGTTTTTGGGGGAGAACGTGGTGTCGCTTAGAGAGGCCGATGCCCGTGTTGATTGGTATGGGCGTGCGCACAAGGACATGGCTGCGATCGGAGAGGATCTTCGTGGAAACCGCGGGATGACGACCGAGCGGTGCTTCGGACTGGCCGAAGCGCTCGTCGAGGTGCTCGCGACGAGCGATGACTTGATTCTGCGCATGATGCAGGAAGATGTGAAGGCCTATCAGGTGGCGAACGCGATTCATGTCGCTATTCTCAGTGTGAAGATCGGCCAGGGACTCAACTATGACTCTGCGGCACTGCAACGATTGGCCATGGCGGGGCTGCTGCACGATCTAGGCATGTGGCTGCTGCCTCAAGAGATCGTTGAGAAGCCCGGTTCGTTGAGTGCGGATGAATGGTCCGGCATTCATGCGCATCCCGAGCAAGGGCGCCGTATGGTGGCCGAGATGGGCGAGTCTTTTGATTGGCTGGCCACCGCCATCGCTCAAGAGCATGAGCGATGGGATGGCAGTGGGTACCCCTGTCGGCTGAAGGGCGGAGCGATTACCGAAGTTGCGCAAATCATCGGACTGGCCGATGTGCTCGACGCCATGATGAGTCCGCGGCCCTATCACGCACGGGTTGCCCCGCATCAGGCGCTGCGCTCGCTGTTGGTCCAGCACAAACAGGCCTTCCAGCCCCGCCTTATCAAGACGTTGGTGGATCAACTCTCGCTTTATCCGATCGGGACATCGGTGCGATTGAACGATGGTCATGTCGGCATTGTGTCGAAGGTAAATCCCCGCTATCCCCTCAGGCCGATCTTGCTGGTTCAGCGCATTCGTGAGGGGCAGACGAATAGGGAATCAGAGGCAGTGGATCTCTGTCACGAAACGTCCATGCATATTGTCGAAGTGTTGCCCGAGACGCGTGCCGCGTAG
- the hpt gene encoding hypoxanthine phosphoribosyltransferase: protein MERVFGRPIVTQEQMRTRIRELGKQISADYAGKDLVLVGVLKGAYAFYADLARAIRIPIHIDFIVVSSYGGKTKTSGKVKLVTDLTEPIKGKDVLLVEDIVDSGLTVQYLLKTFAKKKPKSLKVCTLLSKPDRRQVTVQVDYEGFKIPDHYVVGYGLDYQQQYRNLPYLAVLDLAEEEA from the coding sequence ATGGAGCGTGTGTTTGGCCGGCCGATTGTGACGCAGGAACAGATGCGAACCCGCATCCGGGAATTGGGCAAGCAGATTAGCGCCGACTATGCAGGCAAAGATTTGGTACTCGTGGGGGTGCTCAAGGGAGCGTATGCCTTTTACGCGGACCTGGCTCGCGCCATCCGGATTCCGATCCACATCGACTTTATCGTAGTATCCAGTTACGGTGGCAAGACCAAGACGTCGGGGAAGGTGAAGCTCGTCACCGACCTTACGGAACCGATTAAGGGCAAGGATGTACTGTTGGTCGAGGACATCGTTGATTCGGGGTTGACCGTTCAGTACTTGCTGAAAACCTTCGCGAAGAAGAAGCCGAAGTCGCTGAAGGTCTGTACGCTGTTGAGCAAGCCGGACCGGCGGCAAGTCACGGTGCAGGTCGATTACGAGGGCTTCAAGATCCCCGATCATTATGTGGTCGGGTATGGACTGGACTATCAGCAGCAATATCGAAATTTGCCGTATCTGGCCGTCTTGGATCTCGCGGAAGAAGAGGCGTAA
- the ftsH gene encoding ATP-dependent zinc metalloprotease FtsH has product MNSRVKNLLFWVVVGLFMILLFNLFSVPTHAPEEDVIFSDFMAKIEKGDVEKAIIKGNHISSVLKDKTRIRTFSPDYPDLVKVLREKDVQIEVKPPEESPWYITFLVTWGPFILFLGLWFFLMRQMQVGGNKALSFGKSRARMLTEDRKKVTFSDVAGIEEAKEEVLEIIEFLRDPRKFQKLGGRIPKGVLIVGPPGTGKTLLAKAIAGEAGVPFFSISGSDFVEMFVGVGASRVRDLFEQGKKHAPCIIFIDEIDAVGRLRGAGLGGGHDEREQTLNQLLVEMDGFDTTEGVILIAATNRPDVLDPALLRPGRFDRQVVVNRPDLRGRSEILKVHTKKVPVAANVELEKIARGTPGFSGADLENLVNEAALWAARQNKKEVEVVDFEMAKDKVLMGAERKSMMLTDEEKRTTAYHEAGHALMAKLLPGTDPVHKVTIIPRGRALGVTMQLPTDDRHNYSKDFLYNNLAILMGGRVAEELVLHHVTTGAGNDIERATDLARKMVCEWGMSEKLGPLTFGRKEEEIFLGREIATKRDFSDQVALDIDLEVRRLVTENYDRAKRILTENMVSLKALAEALLEKEVLDAPEIDAILLQSSSQTVPA; this is encoded by the coding sequence ATGAATTCCAGGGTGAAGAACCTGCTCTTTTGGGTGGTTGTCGGCTTGTTTATGATTTTGCTGTTCAACCTGTTCAGCGTGCCGACTCACGCGCCTGAAGAAGATGTGATCTTTAGCGACTTCATGGCGAAGATTGAAAAAGGCGACGTCGAAAAGGCCATCATCAAGGGGAATCACATCAGTTCGGTCTTGAAAGACAAGACGCGGATCCGGACTTTTTCGCCGGATTATCCGGACCTGGTGAAGGTCTTGCGCGAGAAGGATGTGCAGATCGAGGTCAAGCCACCGGAAGAGAGTCCTTGGTACATTACCTTCTTGGTGACTTGGGGGCCGTTCATTCTGTTCCTCGGGCTCTGGTTTTTCCTGATGCGGCAGATGCAAGTCGGGGGCAATAAAGCCTTGTCGTTCGGGAAGAGTCGAGCGCGGATGTTGACGGAAGACCGCAAGAAGGTCACGTTTTCAGATGTGGCGGGGATTGAAGAGGCGAAAGAAGAAGTTCTTGAAATCATCGAGTTTTTGAGGGATCCGCGCAAGTTCCAAAAGCTTGGTGGCAGGATTCCCAAAGGCGTTCTGATCGTTGGCCCTCCGGGAACCGGCAAGACGTTGCTTGCCAAGGCGATTGCCGGCGAAGCCGGAGTGCCGTTCTTCAGCATCAGCGGTTCTGATTTCGTTGAAATGTTTGTGGGGGTCGGTGCCTCACGCGTGCGCGACTTATTCGAGCAGGGGAAAAAACACGCGCCCTGTATTATTTTTATCGATGAAATCGATGCGGTGGGACGGTTGCGTGGCGCGGGTTTAGGCGGCGGGCACGATGAACGGGAGCAGACGCTCAATCAATTGCTGGTTGAGATGGACGGCTTCGATACGACGGAAGGCGTAATTTTAATTGCCGCCACGAACCGGCCTGACGTGCTGGATCCGGCGTTGTTGCGGCCTGGCCGGTTCGATCGGCAGGTCGTGGTGAATCGGCCTGATTTGAGAGGCCGTTCTGAAATTTTGAAGGTGCACACGAAGAAGGTGCCGGTAGCGGCCAACGTCGAATTGGAAAAGATTGCTCGTGGGACACCCGGTTTCTCCGGAGCGGATCTGGAAAATCTGGTGAACGAGGCTGCGCTCTGGGCTGCCCGTCAGAATAAAAAAGAAGTCGAGGTCGTTGATTTTGAAATGGCCAAAGACAAGGTCCTCATGGGGGCCGAACGGAAGAGCATGATGCTTACCGACGAAGAAAAGCGCACGACGGCCTATCATGAGGCGGGCCATGCGTTGATGGCCAAGCTCCTGCCAGGAACGGATCCTGTTCACAAGGTCACCATCATCCCACGCGGACGCGCGTTGGGCGTCACGATGCAGTTGCCGACCGATGACCGGCACAATTACTCAAAGGACTTCCTGTACAACAACCTCGCCATCTTGATGGGAGGACGAGTCGCTGAAGAGTTGGTGCTCCACCATGTCACGACCGGGGCTGGGAACGATATTGAACGGGCGACGGATCTGGCGAGAAAGATGGTCTGTGAGTGGGGAATGAGCGAAAAGCTAGGTCCGCTGACGTTCGGACGGAAAGAAGAAGAGATTTTCCTGGGTCGTGAAATCGCCACGAAGCGGGATTTTAGCGATCAAGTTGCACTGGATATTGATCTTGAGGTCCGACGTCTTGTGACGGAGAATTATGACCGTGCCAAGCGGATTCTGACCGAGAACATGGTCAGCTTGAAGGCCCTGGCTGAAGCGTTGCTTGAAAAAGAAGTACTCGATGCACCGGAAATCGATGCGATTCTGTTGCAGTCATCCTCGCAGACCGTACCTGCCTAG
- the tilS gene encoding tRNA lysidine(34) synthetase TilS — protein sequence MAMVEQRVSRRAWPPLLHRVVKTVRARGLFEPGHHLLVAVSGGPDSVALLTLLHRLVPRWRLRLTAVHFNYDLRGRESDEDQAFVMSLCEALQVPLRSVPLDVRTRPQRISLQAQARDVRYRAMAKLAEEVGADRIVVGHTADDQAETIVLWMLRGAGITGLAGMPVQRDGMIIRPLYEVRRREVLEFLGAMGQAYRQDSSNAKPIYARNRIRHQLLPVLNQIVPGAVDALCRMGDLCREDDRYLEDQTIMVCASLVQPDGAEGYSIDRLRLQAQPLALQRRVLREVFRRMHPIRRASSLATVEAVRRLLSSHRGGATHCTGGVHIRVTENALLMQPAQAVALPQESKAGLERRSVQIPSVIEWTGTGQRIRVQEGAREAAHQLSASQGWVMIVDADLLSYPLHIRSWKPGDRFAPAGMKGRSKKLQDYFVDLKVPAAQRRRIPILDSPQGIVGVLGFRPDGRFQVSAHTRRYLAISLEKVSVTKGAH from the coding sequence ATGGCAATGGTCGAACAACGCGTCTCGCGGAGAGCCTGGCCTCCGTTGCTGCACCGGGTCGTCAAGACGGTGCGGGCGCGCGGGTTGTTTGAGCCGGGGCACCACCTGCTCGTAGCCGTGTCTGGCGGCCCGGACTCCGTAGCGCTGTTGACGCTCCTCCATCGTCTGGTCCCCCGTTGGCGATTGCGACTGACGGCGGTCCATTTCAATTACGACCTTCGTGGACGCGAGTCCGATGAGGATCAGGCGTTTGTGATGTCGCTGTGCGAGGCGCTTCAGGTGCCGCTTCGCAGCGTGCCGCTGGACGTTCGGACTCGCCCGCAGCGAATTTCTCTTCAGGCCCAGGCGCGCGACGTACGCTACCGTGCCATGGCCAAGCTGGCCGAAGAGGTCGGTGCGGATCGCATTGTCGTCGGCCATACGGCGGATGATCAGGCGGAAACGATTGTGCTCTGGATGTTGCGTGGAGCCGGAATCACGGGTCTGGCGGGTATGCCGGTTCAACGCGACGGGATGATTATTCGCCCGCTGTATGAGGTCAGGCGCCGGGAGGTGCTGGAATTTCTTGGCGCGATGGGGCAAGCGTATCGACAGGATTCCAGTAATGCGAAGCCGATCTACGCGCGTAACCGTATTCGTCATCAGTTGCTTCCCGTACTCAATCAGATTGTACCTGGGGCCGTCGATGCGCTTTGCCGGATGGGTGATTTGTGCCGAGAGGACGATCGGTATCTGGAGGACCAGACGATCATGGTGTGCGCCTCACTGGTTCAGCCGGATGGTGCCGAGGGATATTCCATCGACCGGCTTCGTCTTCAGGCGCAACCGCTGGCCCTGCAACGGAGGGTCTTGCGCGAGGTGTTTCGCCGGATGCATCCGATTCGGCGGGCCTCGAGTCTCGCGACGGTTGAGGCCGTGCGGCGGCTGCTCTCGTCACATCGAGGAGGGGCCACGCACTGTACCGGGGGTGTGCACATTCGGGTGACTGAGAACGCGCTGCTCATGCAGCCGGCTCAAGCGGTTGCTCTCCCGCAGGAGTCTAAGGCGGGACTCGAACGGCGCTCGGTGCAGATCCCTTCCGTCATCGAATGGACTGGTACGGGACAACGAATTCGAGTACAAGAAGGGGCTCGTGAAGCGGCCCATCAATTGTCCGCTTCCCAGGGATGGGTGATGATCGTCGATGCGGATTTGTTGTCGTATCCGCTGCACATTCGATCCTGGAAACCCGGGGATCGATTTGCCCCGGCGGGCATGAAGGGACGATCCAAGAAGTTGCAGGATTACTTTGTGGATCTCAAGGTCCCTGCGGCGCAACGGAGACGAATTCCGATCTTGGATTCTCCTCAAGGAATTGTAGGTGTGTTGGGATTTCGGCCGGATGGGCGGTTTCAAGTGAGCGCCCACACGCGCCGATATCTGGCCATCAGTCTTGAGAAGGTGTCAGTCACGAAGGGAGCGCATTAG
- the glmM gene encoding phosphoglucosamine mutase: MRKLFGTDGIRGVANLEPMTSEMAMQLGRAAAHLFMRRAGRHQIVIGKDTRISGYMLESALTAGICSMGVDVLLVGPMPTPAIAFLTRSLRADAGVVISASHNAYQDNGIKFFSNDGFKLPDEMEARIEDLIVSNEISHLRPTADLIGKAFRVDDAEGRYIEFAKRSLPRELDFQGIKLVVDCANGAAYKLAPKVLRELGAKVEVIGCEPNGMNINAGCGAVHPGQLQEAVRRHKADIGIALDGDADRAIFVCEQGTIVDGDHVMAALGLDLHQNGLLAKQTLVGTVMSNFGLELCMAKAGVTLLRTPVGDRYLLERMLAEGYNFGGEQSGHFIFLDHNTTGDGLISALQMISLMKRTGKPLSELAQAMSAVPQILLNIKVKQKPKLESVPEIDRAIRESERRLNGSGRVLVRYSGTEPLLRIMVEGERDSVIKEVAEDLSRLVRTHLT, from the coding sequence ATGCGTAAACTATTCGGAACGGATGGGATTCGCGGGGTTGCCAATCTGGAGCCCATGACGAGCGAAATGGCGATGCAACTCGGGCGTGCGGCCGCGCATCTGTTTATGCGCCGCGCGGGACGCCATCAGATCGTGATCGGGAAGGATACGCGCATCTCTGGCTACATGCTGGAATCCGCGCTCACCGCCGGCATCTGTTCCATGGGTGTGGATGTGTTGCTGGTGGGGCCGATGCCGACGCCGGCGATTGCGTTTTTAACCAGGAGTCTTCGTGCGGATGCGGGGGTCGTGATATCGGCGTCGCACAATGCGTATCAAGACAACGGCATTAAGTTTTTTTCGAATGATGGCTTTAAATTGCCGGACGAAATGGAAGCACGCATTGAGGACTTGATCGTATCAAACGAGATCAGTCATCTCCGCCCCACCGCGGATTTAATCGGAAAGGCGTTTCGTGTCGATGATGCGGAGGGACGCTACATTGAATTTGCCAAGCGCTCCTTGCCGCGCGAGCTGGACTTTCAGGGAATCAAGTTAGTGGTCGATTGCGCCAACGGAGCGGCCTACAAGTTGGCGCCAAAGGTGTTGCGAGAACTTGGGGCGAAGGTCGAGGTAATCGGGTGCGAACCCAACGGCATGAATATCAATGCCGGATGCGGGGCGGTGCATCCTGGGCAACTACAGGAAGCCGTGCGTCGTCACAAGGCGGACATCGGGATTGCGCTTGACGGGGATGCCGATCGAGCGATCTTTGTGTGTGAGCAGGGAACCATTGTCGACGGCGATCATGTCATGGCGGCATTGGGGCTGGACTTGCATCAGAATGGACTCCTCGCCAAGCAAACCCTGGTCGGAACGGTCATGAGTAACTTCGGGCTTGAGCTCTGCATGGCCAAAGCGGGCGTCACGTTGCTTCGGACTCCCGTGGGTGATCGCTATCTTCTCGAACGTATGCTTGCTGAAGGCTATAACTTCGGCGGCGAGCAATCCGGACACTTCATCTTTCTGGACCACAATACGACGGGCGATGGTCTCATCTCCGCGCTCCAGATGATCTCGTTGATGAAGCGGACGGGGAAACCGCTTTCCGAATTGGCTCAGGCCATGTCCGCTGTTCCGCAAATTCTGCTCAATATTAAGGTCAAGCAGAAGCCAAAATTGGAGTCAGTGCCAGAGATTGACCGTGCGATTCGCGAGAGTGAACGCCGCTTGAACGGGAGCGGTCGTGTTCTGGTCCGCTACTCCGGGACGGAACCGCTTCTCCGGATTATGGTCGAAGGTGAGCGGGATAGCGTGATCAAAGAAGTTGCCGAGGATCTCTCGCGCCTTGTGCGTACGCACCTCACGTAG